A region of the Clostridia bacterium genome:
ACGATTTTCGGGCCTGTGATCAGTTCGATCTTATGGAAAAAATATCAATGATACGGGTCCCCAGCCTAATTATTTGTGGTCAGGAGGATAGGCTTACCCCCATAAAATACGCTCAATACCTTCAGGACCATATCCCTGATTCAAGGGTGTCGGTCATAGAAGAAGCTGGCCATATGGTCATGTTAGAGCAAGCTAAGAAGGTCAACCAAGCAATAGAGGACTTCGTGTTGGGGTTTAAAAACTAGGGCTTAGACTAGAGGTGGCATCGGTTGAAGCACATACGCGTTCGCTTTGCTCCGAGTCCCACGGGGAATCTTCATATTGGAGGAGCTCGTACTGCCTTTTTTAACTGGCTGTATGCGCGGCAAAAAGGCGGTTCGTTTGTTTTGAGGATTGACGATACCGATTTGGAGCGTTCAACTTCAGAATCACTTGAGAACATTCTTAGTTCCTTGCGCTGGCTGGGTTTGGACTGGGACGAGGGACCCCAAGCTGGTGGTGAGTTTGGACCCTACTGCCAATCCCAAAGATTAGACATTTATCGCCATCAAGCTGAAAGGCTATTGCGTGAAAAGAAAGCTTACCGCTGCTTTTGTACGCCTGAAGAACTAGAAATAAGACGAGAAGCAGCCCGGAAAAAGGGGTTACCCTTAAAATATGATGGACGGTGCCGCAACCTAAGTCCAGACCAACAACAGGACATGATGAAAAACGGTAAACCTTACGCTATCCGTTTGTTAAATGATGCGCGAGGAAGCATAACCGTTCATGACGTAATCAGAGGAGATGTAACCTTTGGAGCTGATGTTTTCGATGATTTTGTCCTGGTAAAATCCAATGGCATGCCTACGTACAATTTCGCCTGTGCAATCGACGATCATTTGATGCGGATCTCTCACGTTATAAGGGCTGAGGAACACCTCTCCAACACCCCTAAGCAAATACTAAT
Encoded here:
- a CDS encoding glutamate--tRNA ligase, with the protein product MKHIRVRFAPSPTGNLHIGGARTAFFNWLYARQKGGSFVLRIDDTDLERSTSESLENILSSLRWLGLDWDEGPQAGGEFGPYCQSQRLDIYRHQAERLLREKKAYRCFCTPEELEIRREAARKKGLPLKYDGRCRNLSPDQQQDMMKNGKPYAIRLLNDARGSITVHDVIRGDVTFGADVFDDFVLVKSNGMPTYNFACAIDDHLMRISHVIRAEEHLSNTPKQILISEALGFSIPTFAHVPMILAPDRSKLSKRHGATSVDEFREMGYLPEAIINYLALLGWSPEGTDEIMSRETLLKEFDLARVSRN